One genomic region from Desulfofalx alkaliphila DSM 12257 encodes:
- a CDS encoding glycosyltransferase family 4 protein: MSRITVLHVIRPAAGGMKNHLLDLVRHTDHSRYKIIVACPGGSEVEKELKEDGVAVLPIQLKGNLSPSSDLLAAMLLARYLKQYRVTILHTHSSKAALVSRTAALLCKTPIVLFTVHNSIFYADWSPLKKKTMATVEKILANGTDRIITVSEALRREIITREQIPEDKVVTVYNGIDIDRIQQKANKFHVCKQLGLPPMGKLVGVIARLAPQKGVTYFLQAAAMLKEYQVNFIVVGDGPLGQQLQAEAEQLGLEGRVFFTGHRNDIARLLAALDVFVLPSVTEGLPLTILEALAARRPVVAAGVGGIPEVIQHDQTGILVEPKEPVALAAAIGELLNNPAKAKKLGEAGRRLVEKKFTVEKMAQNIMEIYNQVLLEKGLAPDRAMLSYEF, from the coding sequence TTGTCAAGGATAACAGTTCTTCACGTCATTCGTCCGGCAGCGGGGGGAATGAAAAACCACCTGTTGGATTTAGTACGCCATACCGATCACAGTAGGTATAAGATAATAGTTGCCTGCCCCGGAGGCAGTGAAGTTGAGAAAGAGCTTAAGGAAGACGGTGTTGCCGTACTACCTATCCAGCTTAAAGGAAATTTGTCACCAAGTTCCGATTTGCTGGCGGCAATGCTCTTGGCAAGATATTTAAAACAGTACCGGGTAACTATTCTTCATACCCATAGCTCAAAGGCAGCTTTGGTGAGCCGTACTGCGGCCTTGCTTTGCAAAACACCCATTGTGCTGTTCACCGTTCATAACTCTATTTTTTATGCCGATTGGTCGCCACTAAAAAAGAAGACCATGGCCACCGTAGAGAAAATCCTTGCCAATGGCACAGATCGCATTATTACAGTTTCAGAGGCCTTGCGTAGGGAGATAATCACAAGGGAGCAAATCCCAGAGGATAAAGTAGTGACGGTATATAACGGCATCGATATAGATAGAATACAGCAAAAGGCAAACAAATTTCATGTATGCAAACAGCTTGGCCTTCCCCCAATGGGGAAGCTGGTGGGGGTTATAGCTCGGCTTGCCCCCCAAAAGGGAGTAACCTATTTTCTACAGGCTGCGGCAATGCTAAAAGAATATCAGGTTAATTTTATTGTGGTGGGCGATGGCCCCCTGGGGCAGCAGCTGCAGGCTGAGGCGGAACAATTAGGTCTGGAAGGCAGGGTTTTTTTCACCGGGCATAGAAATGATATTGCCCGGTTATTGGCGGCTCTGGATGTGTTTGTCCTACCGTCGGTCACCGAAGGTTTACCCTTGACAATCTTGGAGGCATTGGCTGCCCGTCGTCCTGTGGTAGCCGCTGGGGTAGGGGGAATACCGGAGGTTATTCAGCATGACCAAACCGGCATTTTGGTTGAACCAAAAGAACCGGTTGCACTGGCCGCTGCCATAGGAGAGTTATTAAACAATCCGGCAAAGGCCAAAAAACTGGGCGAAGCCGGTAGAAGGCTGGTGGAAAAAAAGTTTACGGTGGAAAAAATGGCCCAGAATATTATGGAAATATATAATCAAGTACTGCTGGAAAAAGGTTTAGCCCCTGACAGGGCGATGCTTAGCTATGAATTTTAA
- the ablB gene encoding putative beta-lysine N-acetyltransferase, which translates to MEQQPTVSTNKYNKNCREYGYVIELSQYNQSGKIVIDKFNSRLKVIDFSGDNIAIIINRAKEMAVENQLGKIIFFVRGIYKERLLAHNFVLEGSIPNFFAGEHCYCLSLFLDGKRAFSNTLPEEEKIIKDIYSSAGKPAEKPLPEGLKLKAADLADAEKLVDLYSNIFSSYPSPLLNADYVRALINKRAIFMAVFDNGQIVSAASAEIDGKNKNAEITHCATLPDYRGMGLLTTAILALESELVNKNIKVFYSLARATSYGMNAVLHKLKYSYKGRLINNCHIAGGFEDMNIWYKKL; encoded by the coding sequence GTGGAACAACAGCCTACCGTAAGTACCAATAAATATAATAAAAATTGCCGAGAATATGGTTACGTAATAGAGTTAAGCCAATACAATCAAAGTGGTAAAATTGTGATAGACAAATTTAACAGCAGGTTAAAGGTAATTGATTTTAGCGGTGATAATATTGCTATAATTATAAATCGGGCTAAGGAGATGGCGGTGGAAAATCAACTGGGCAAGATAATATTTTTTGTCCGGGGAATATATAAAGAAAGGCTGTTAGCACATAACTTTGTTTTGGAGGGCAGTATACCGAACTTTTTTGCCGGAGAACATTGTTATTGCCTGTCCTTATTCTTAGACGGTAAAAGAGCGTTTAGTAACACGCTGCCGGAAGAAGAGAAGATAATTAAGGATATTTATAGCTCTGCCGGCAAACCGGCTGAAAAGCCGCTGCCTGAGGGCTTAAAATTAAAGGCCGCTGACCTTGCAGATGCTGAGAAACTGGTGGACCTATACAGCAATATATTTAGCAGTTACCCCAGCCCATTATTAAATGCAGACTATGTGCGGGCCTTGATAAATAAAAGGGCAATTTTTATGGCGGTGTTTGACAATGGCCAAATTGTCAGTGCTGCTTCTGCTGAAATAGATGGAAAAAATAAAAATGCTGAAATAACTCACTGTGCAACATTACCCGATTACCGGGGAATGGGCTTATTAACAACTGCAATATTAGCACTGGAAAGTGAATTGGTTAATAAAAATATAAAAGTGTTTTACAGTTTAGCAAGGGCCACCTCTTATGGTATGAATGCGGTGCTGCACAAACTAAAATATAGCTATAAGGGTAGATTAATAAACAATTGTCATATAGCAGGCGGATTTGAGGATATGAATATCTGGTATAAAAAACTATAG
- the ablA gene encoding lysine 2,3-aminomutase — protein MPRDYRKISLWKNVSKSDWNNWQWQMQNRITAIEDLQKVINLENHEKIAIKQTLGRLRMAITPYYASLMDANDPQCPIRKQAVPVSMELQQSCYDMEDPLSEDLDSPVPGLTHRYPDRVLLLVTDQCSMYCRHCTRRRFAGVTDRARSRKDIDLAIDYIKGTPQIRDVILSGGDSLLISNERLEYILWRLRRIKHLEIIRIGTRTPVVMPMRITEDLCRLIKKYHPIYVNTHFNHPKEITAEAREACERLADSGIPLGNQTVLLRGVNDCPYTIKKLMHLLLMIRVRPYYIYQCDLSPGIEQFRTSIYRGIEIIEMLRGHTSGLAVPTYVVDAPGGGGKIPLGPQYMISQADDKVILRNYEGVVCSYPLPPHEGTRCYSDKQMRLKKGETVGIERLITEQATSLTPQGNLRIKRRKRFGSKVKGGRVGGTTAYRKYQ, from the coding sequence ATGCCAAGGGACTATAGGAAGATTTCATTATGGAAAAATGTCAGTAAGAGTGATTGGAATAATTGGCAGTGGCAAATGCAAAATCGCATTACTGCAATAGAAGATTTACAGAAAGTAATTAACTTAGAAAACCATGAAAAAATAGCTATTAAACAAACCCTTGGCCGATTGCGTATGGCCATTACCCCCTATTATGCGTCACTTATGGATGCTAACGACCCCCAATGTCCGATTCGCAAACAAGCTGTACCCGTTTCCATGGAACTACAGCAAAGTTGTTATGATATGGAAGACCCATTAAGTGAAGATTTGGATTCTCCAGTGCCGGGTTTAACCCACCGGTATCCTGACAGGGTACTGCTATTAGTAACTGATCAATGCTCCATGTATTGCCGTCACTGTACCCGCAGGCGTTTTGCAGGTGTCACCGACCGTGCCCGGTCACGGAAGGATATTGATCTGGCCATTGATTATATCAAGGGCACGCCCCAGATACGTGATGTAATTTTATCAGGCGGTGACAGTCTGCTGATATCCAATGAAAGATTGGAATATATTTTATGGCGTTTGCGCCGCATCAAGCATTTGGAAATTATTCGCATAGGCACCAGAACCCCGGTGGTGATGCCGATGCGCATTACCGAGGACCTATGCAGACTGATAAAAAAATACCATCCCATATATGTAAACACTCACTTTAATCACCCCAAGGAAATCACTGCAGAGGCCCGGGAGGCCTGTGAGCGATTGGCGGACAGTGGCATACCTTTGGGCAACCAAACGGTGCTGCTGAGGGGAGTTAATGACTGCCCTTACACAATAAAAAAATTAATGCACCTGCTATTGATGATCAGAGTGCGCCCCTACTACATATACCAGTGTGATCTGTCGCCGGGGATAGAGCAGTTTCGCACCTCAATTTACCGGGGGATTGAAATTATTGAAATGTTGAGGGGTCACACCTCCGGGCTGGCAGTACCTACATATGTGGTGGACGCTCCGGGAGGGGGTGGGAAGATTCCCCTGGGCCCCCAGTATATGATTTCACAGGCGGATGACAAAGTGATCTTACGCAATTATGAGGGGGTGGTTTGTTCTTACCCACTGCCTCCCCATGAGGGCACCCGATGTTACAGCGATAAACAGATGCGCTTAAAGAAGGGTGAAACTGTGGGCATAGAAAGGCTTATAACGGAACAAGCCACCAGTCTAACACCCCAGGGCAACCTAAGGATAAAAAGGCGCAAAAGGTTTGGCAGCAAAGTAAAAGGGGGTCGTGTGGGTGGAACAACAGCCTACCGTAAGTACCAATAA
- a CDS encoding ferredoxin has translation MKAEVDQDLCISCGACIDVCPEVYDWNDDDKASAIVDEVPEEVEEQAQEAAESCPTDAISIS, from the coding sequence ATGAAAGCAGAGGTTGATCAAGATCTTTGTATTAGCTGTGGGGCATGTATAGATGTGTGTCCTGAAGTGTACGATTGGAACGATGATGACAAGGCATCTGCCATTGTGGATGAAGTTCCCGAAGAGGTAGAAGAACAAGCCCAGGAGGCTGCGGAAAGTTGCCCCACAGATGCCATTAGTATTTCGTAA